The following proteins are co-located in the Castor canadensis chromosome 5, mCasCan1.hap1v2, whole genome shotgun sequence genome:
- the Birc7 gene encoding baculoviral IAP repeat-containing protein 7 translates to MGPEDRTKCLCCDPELSRWAASNGTQQEHHRPHCLCGHVLDQDHVEGQILGQLRPLTGEDEEGAGDVSSRGPAFPEMGSEELRLASFCDWPPTAGVGPELLAAAGFFHTGQQDKVRCFFCYGGLQSWEHGDDPWTEHAKWFPRCQFLLQSKGRGFVHSIQEACAPLLGSWDRREEPQDTVPRAPPDTRGSREGSAWSQCPYVPSVSPSQLVADLLQEEDRDQVAGSRAPVQRGPELLTPGRETQPESAREPGAGDAQEQLQRLQEERMCKVCLDRAVSVVFVPCGHLVCAECAPSLQQCPICRTPIGSCVRTFLS, encoded by the exons ATGGGGCCGGAGGACAGGACCAAGTGTTTGTGCTGTGATCCAGAGCTGAGCCGCTGGGCAGCCAGCAATGGCACCCAGCAGGAGCACCACAGACCCCACTGTCTGTGTGGCCATGTCCTGGACCAGGACCACGTGGAGGGGCAGATTCTAGGCCAGCTACGCCCTCTGACAGGGGAGGATGAAGAGGGGGCTGGGGATGTCTCATCCCGGGGGCCTGCTTTCCCTGAGATGGGCTCAGAGGAGCTACGTCTGGCCTCCTTCTGTGACTGGCCACCAACTGCCGGGGTTGGGCCTGAGCTGCTGGCTGCTGCTGGCTTCTTCCACACAG GCCAACAGGACAAGGTGAGGTGCTTCTTCTGCTATGGGGGTCTGCAGAGCTGGGAGCACGGTGACGACCCCTGGACCGAGCATGCCAAGTGGTTCCCCAG GTGCCAGTTCCTGCTCCAGTCCAAAGGAAGAGGTTTTGTCCACAGCATCCAGGAGGCTTGTGCCCCACTGCTTGGCTCCTGG GACCGACGGGAAGAACCACAAGACACGGTCCCTAGGGCCCCCCCAG ATACCAGGGGTAGTCGAGAGGGGTCAGCATGGAGCCAGTGCCCATATGTGCCCAGCGTGTCCCCATCACAGCTAGTGGCTGACCTGCTCCAGGAAGAAGACAGGGACCAGGTGGCAGGGTCCAGAG CTCCTGTCCAGAGGGGTCCTGAGCTGCTCACCCCCGGAAGAGAGACCCAGCCTGAAAGTGCCAGGGAACCAG GAGCTGGGGATGCACAGGAGCAGCTGCAGCGGCTGCAGGAGGAAAGAATGTGTAAGGTGTGCCTGGACCGAGCTGTATCTGTCGTCTTTGTGCCCTGTGGCCACCTGGTCTGTGCCGAGTGTGCTCCTAGCCTGCAACAGTGCCCCATCTGTAGGACACCCATCGGTAGTTGTGTGCGCACCTTCCTGTCCTAG